GAGCTACAATAACATCAGCATTCACATCAGCAGCTTCCTGAAGTCTCATGTTCCCCAGCCTGTAAGCAACCGGAGGCTCGGCAATCAGGCTGACAACGGAGCCGCAGCAGTGCGCTCTTTCTCTATTATATTCCAGTTCTCTGAATTTTATGCCGGGTATGGCTTTAAGGAGCTCTCTCGGAGGCTCGTATACTTTACCTCCTGCTCTTCCCAGGTGGCAGGAGTCGTGCCAGGCGACCACTTTGTCAAGGGGCTGCTTAAACTTCGGTTTAAGGACGTCAAGTCGTTCCACAAGGACTTCGGAATAGTGCTTTGTCTCAAGCCCGTATTCGATCCCGAGCTTTTCTGCCCACTGGGGATAGACTGTGTGCCACATGAGCCAGCATGCAGGGCAGGAAGTAATGACCGTTTTTACGCCTTTCTTTTTCATGTTTGAGACGTTCATTCTCATTATCTTCTCAAAAACGTCCCACTTCCCGGCAACAAGCATGGGGATTCCACAGCAGGCTTCTTTGTCAAAGAGCCCCGTGAATTCGATACCTGCATCGTCGAGCATGCGGACTGCCCCTACAGCAACGTCATTTTCCACAAAGGATGCTGTGCAGCCTGCAAAGTAAGCGTACTCGGCTTCATCCTTCATTTTTGCCCGGATATCTTCTGGTATCCATTTATCCCGGTCTTTCCTGTAATTTGCCCATATATTCCGCTCTTTCAGGAGGCTTGCAGCCATGATCTCAAAGGGCGGGAAAGTCATCTTTTTCTCTTCCCCAATCAGTTTATCCCGCATGGTCATCCAGGCATGTTCGATTGGCATATCCAGTTCGCACCTGGAATCGCACATCTGGCAGGTGGTACAGCCAAGGAAAGTGTTTGTCTGCCTCTGGTCAAGTTTTTCCCTGCCTGCCAGGTACTCTTTAATAAAGAACCATTTCCCTCTTGGAGACTGGGATTCCCAGCCCCTGCCGTAGTACTGGTCGCACTCGCTCACACAGTACCCGCACTGGGAACAGGAATAAGCAAGTTCGGCAACCTCTGCGGGTATTTCCTTTTCATTTTTGAAGCTGACTTCTCCTATCCCGGACATGTTCCCTACAAGCCTGCCCATGGGTTCGAAAGAAGATCCAAGAGACACGGCTGTGTTCAGAAGCCCTTTCCCTTCCAGGGTTTCAGGGTTCATAATCCCGTTGGGGTCGTTTTCTTTTCTCAAAGCTTCGATTTCTGCAAGCCTGTCTCCGAAGACACTCTTCTTCTTCGAGGCGAAGAACAGGCCTGAAGAGTAAGCTCTACCTACATTTTCTTCTGCAATTTTAAGGATACTCAGGGACAGTGCAAAGGCCGTATTGAAAAGTACGGAACGCTCGGAATGGCGCATGAAACAGAGAAGTACAACGTTTCCGTCGCTGATAACCATCCCTTCGGTGAGCACCGGAAGTTTGATCTTCTTTTTAATCTCTTCAAATACACTGTCCATGTTTTCAAGCGGCACGAGTATTTCTGCAGGAATGAAGGAGGGACCAAGTCTTTTTACCTTCATGGATTTGAACCATTCTTCGGTCTCGTGCTTTGCAATCTCCTCAGGGAGAACCGTACCGCCAGCACTTTCGATTGCTTCTCTCAAGCCGGACACGTCTCTCGAAGCAGGATACATGAAGGTGCAGACATAAGCAACAGGCAGCACAGGTCTGTCTTTATCCACAACTTCTCCGTAGTGGAGTTTCTGAGGTGATTTGTTTTTCATGTCCGCCCATTCGGGATTCAGGAAGGAGATTGACCAGAGAGGAATGTTCTTTGCCCTGATTGTTTCAACTGCTTTTTTCATAGCTGAAGCATCAGGGAAACTTGCAGAAACAGCATCTCTATTTTCGAGTTTTTGGACGTTCAGGGTGATTTCGGTTATTATTCCCGTTGTTCCCATTGTCCCTATCAGCTTCTTGAGTTCGGGACCTGAAAATTCCTTTATTTTTCCGTTTGGGAGAACGACCCGGACTTTTTCCATGCTCTCGTAGCCCCAGCCGAACTCATAACTCCCGTATCCGGCTCCGCTCTGGGCAAGCCAGCCTCCTACGGTTGAGGAAGGGGCGCTCGATGGAAGTGCCCTTACAGAAAGGCCCTCTTCTTTCAGCTTTCTTTCCAGTTTTTCCCAGATAATCCCGCTCTGCACAA
The genomic region above belongs to Methanosarcina horonobensis HB-1 = JCM 15518 and contains:
- a CDS encoding FAD-binding and (Fe-S)-binding domain-containing protein; translated protein: MTAKSVSELSEVQKTELSKLFGEYVNLDKRERHYYNHDIGALPPLVKKVIGKADPAAVVKVRTEEDVIKLLEFANRHKIPVVPRAGASSGYGGVIPTKGGIVADVTLLNKVISIDPEGQKAVVQSGIIWEKLERKLKEEGLSVRALPSSAPSSTVGGWLAQSGAGYGSYEFGWGYESMEKVRVVLPNGKIKEFSGPELKKLIGTMGTTGIITEITLNVQKLENRDAVSASFPDASAMKKAVETIRAKNIPLWSISFLNPEWADMKNKSPQKLHYGEVVDKDRPVLPVAYVCTFMYPASRDVSGLREAIESAGGTVLPEEIAKHETEEWFKSMKVKRLGPSFIPAEILVPLENMDSVFEEIKKKIKLPVLTEGMVISDGNVVLLCFMRHSERSVLFNTAFALSLSILKIAEENVGRAYSSGLFFASKKKSVFGDRLAEIEALRKENDPNGIMNPETLEGKGLLNTAVSLGSSFEPMGRLVGNMSGIGEVSFKNEKEIPAEVAELAYSCSQCGYCVSECDQYYGRGWESQSPRGKWFFIKEYLAGREKLDQRQTNTFLGCTTCQMCDSRCELDMPIEHAWMTMRDKLIGEEKKMTFPPFEIMAASLLKERNIWANYRKDRDKWIPEDIRAKMKDEAEYAYFAGCTASFVENDVAVGAVRMLDDAGIEFTGLFDKEACCGIPMLVAGKWDVFEKIMRMNVSNMKKKGVKTVITSCPACWLMWHTVYPQWAEKLGIEYGLETKHYSEVLVERLDVLKPKFKQPLDKVVAWHDSCHLGRAGGKVYEPPRELLKAIPGIKFRELEYNRERAHCCGSVVSLIAEPPVAYRLGNMRLQEAADVNADVIVALCPCCIFQFRVAAQENNLDIQAQDLGALVARSLGYDIPDSTNYTLQSWVPFEKMIDLMQPEKMTDLMVELMPQMMAAMPAPLQAMMKMVKYVPGMDAMMKPMMPVMMPRLMPSVMPKVMPDMLKAVERRVPMPDYMKEQLPDLMPKAMENLMPNMLPELIPLLTPRMIEYIKTH